A DNA window from Bdellovibrio sp. BCCA contains the following coding sequences:
- a CDS encoding beta strand repeat-containing protein, with protein sequence MECSWSLTKITVVLVSILCFPLQRAEATPESLTYQGRILKSDGTGLEYNNVSFLFEIANPNGSCVIYREQVDGINMTNSNGVFDVAIGSGTRLFPTGPVYKISQAFINSVDHACSGGSTYTALEDDLRILKVQFHDGTGWKQISPSNVIRSVPFSHSAYSAAKLGTLGPDDFVQKTHVPGSACSAGQVITFDGTNFNCVTDAGGSGVVTDVVAGAGVSVSGTTTKTVGVVFGSAAGTVAQGNDNRFSDSRTPTGTAGGDLSGTYPNPSVAKINGTSVAVSSLTSGQFLKYDGTNWVNATVAISDVANLSSTYLTQSAFNSYVSSASCTSSQTMYWNSVAGNFQCQSVNVGVAGDVSGSIGAVSVDKIKGVEVDAVAPTSGQVLKFDGAKWAPASDSAGTGTVTNVSGTAPISVATGTSTPVVSISQAGSGSAGYLSSADWNTFNNKQPAGNYVTSLAGDVTASGPGAAPATVAKLQGSTLTITTPASGEYLKYDGTAFVNSTLNAADLNGAIPAASLPAFSGDVTSSAGSTTLSLVNTGTAGTYYKVTTDAQGRVTSGSAALVAADIPNLNWSKITGGVPTTLSGYGITDAVKNAGGVGNISAGLDTSKPGTPADGDLFVATDSQKIYRYNGSSWDLVSSAGGTGGTVTSVTAGTGLSGGTITGSGTIGLANTAVTTGSYGSATQVPSFTVDAQGRLTAATNVTISGVAPGGSAGGDLGGTYPNPTVAKIQGMAVSSTTPSAAGHVLRYDGSTQYAPGYLSLSDIHSSVVPTSTAFPATACTAGQTLTWVSLNDTLACSTIAIGDSQITYSSKTANTFLAAPNGSAGAPTFRPIATADLPANAYDSTYFKNGGNSFGAASLGTNDANSLGFKTNNSTRMTINTSGNVGIGTSNPLSRLQSEVTSTQTNYGTLVPAEYGLILRNTSATNNTMNVLSFADGGSIQVGQIGTVNTDQTNHYGDLFLSTRGADTGTMTKRVTIQSDGDVGIGTSSPATKLAIQNDAAVAMSFINNNSGSNQAADSEIGRIGFYPRYNGVTSNEVAAVSSIYTGNGTTRKGDLAFLTTDSAALVEAMRIKSYGWVGINTSNPGSELDVNGTITGNSAQINGGMNNSSGAVYGFNGADLALKTSWSNTRLTIKDGTGNVGVGVSSPATKLDVAGAVRVGTDSTACAAGIAGAIRYNSGNVEYCNGTAWTAFAASGAGITSLNGLTGNTQTFATPGTSGNAPEWSSSGSAHTLNIPMASASSVTAGLISKTDYDSFNAKLGTSTTFSGDVSGAYNATIVDKIKGKSVVPIAYSAGQVLRYDGTNWVNAAVNAATDLSGLVPVANGGTGASSLGSGNLLVGSGTGAVTSLAAGSAGNVVYATGATTWSSGSPDAAGLVDKTTTQTISGAKAFSNYIQMNAQNSVRFADSDSSNYVGLRAPATVGTNVTWTLPDVDGTNGQVLSTNGTGTLSWLSPASGSGDFKADGTVAMTGALKAASGTAAAPGVTFSSDTGNNTGLFLPAQDAIGLSTGGSERVRIDSSGSVGIGATSPVRTLDVRGDVITYSSNGSYSEGTNLVYTGASANGGGYNLHVASTGIAPSSSTMKGSFRVRNGGNTNLWINNYYASTDHTAIEFNNSNNDIWMTPSGGNVGIGSSSPGSKLHVSKTPISSTDYVARVDNNGSGTYATGFLVSNSSGSGHKFVVAAGTAGTSLLASGPMSFATSSNLDLNAPTNTRMTIDASGNVGIGTTGPTNPLEVVSNTDAIKSALVGSNNSAGTSAGMQIQLSNGTTAYSFGVLGANNTSLPTYGTAGSVFIRAGGSNNGLNIIQPVPNKNIQFFAGNDASATPTLVLSGTNQRVGIGTASPGASLEVVGQVKITGGTPGAGKVLTSDAVGLATWQTPAAGNPGTVTEVTSANAYLSVATTTSTPVITANVGTAVNTLAAGNDARFTDARTPTGSAGGDLSGTYPNPAVAKIQGNAVSTGTIPGADIGKVYRWNGTSLAAAFLNFGDLRTAAGAQQLTAVCAANEKIQWSALTDAFTCQTIGSLNASAITAGVIDNARLPASATAWADGGSGKIYYNGGNVGVGTATPATALEVTGAVRVGEEAITCSSSLAGAMRFNSTIGIMEYCSGTNWISMTAQSNSVPANTVLLMASCPAGWTDNGMTGGGTGLVTCNGVSCHQCQSPTSSSLIPASSVVLMESCPSGWTNLGAATGTAIAGYQSQNFTSCQSPASAVALPINSRVMSSSCPSSWNDLGASGPGTLLATCGGSSCRVCEVPGANLPTHIQGASGATTSSGQGFALVAGAGGTTSGYGGGVTINAGMAPAEGMGGGIGISAGNSNTATNMAYVGGSISISAGVGAYTAPGGSITLNAGSGGSTNANGGNVSLSGGGATGTGAIGYVLLNPSNGGNVGIGATTPVAKLDVNGGVRVGSDSSACSTSNKGTTRYNSTENIMEYCNGTLWSDFNPPGTHCGYYSPRGSANCRGVDVTTSCPAGYTRTLLMMQTSPGDALDYYTCLKN encoded by the coding sequence ATGGAATGTAGTTGGAGTCTCACAAAAATCACGGTCGTTCTAGTTTCAATTCTTTGCTTTCCGCTTCAAAGAGCAGAAGCAACTCCGGAAAGCTTAACCTATCAAGGACGTATATTAAAATCGGACGGCACAGGCTTAGAATACAATAACGTCAGCTTTCTTTTTGAGATTGCCAATCCCAATGGAAGTTGCGTGATCTATCGTGAACAAGTTGACGGCATCAACATGACAAACTCCAATGGTGTTTTTGATGTGGCCATTGGAAGCGGAACTAGATTATTTCCAACAGGTCCTGTCTATAAAATCTCTCAAGCCTTCATAAATTCTGTGGATCATGCTTGTTCTGGTGGATCTACTTATACGGCTTTAGAAGATGATCTTCGTATTTTAAAAGTACAGTTTCATGATGGCACGGGATGGAAACAAATCAGTCCTTCCAACGTTATTCGTTCCGTACCATTTTCTCATTCCGCTTATTCAGCTGCAAAATTAGGAACTTTGGGCCCTGATGACTTTGTTCAAAAGACACATGTTCCTGGTTCCGCTTGTAGTGCAGGACAAGTTATTACTTTTGATGGAACTAATTTCAATTGTGTCACGGATGCAGGTGGATCGGGTGTCGTTACCGATGTTGTCGCTGGGGCCGGAGTCAGTGTTTCTGGTACGACAACGAAAACGGTGGGAGTTGTCTTTGGTTCCGCGGCTGGAACTGTGGCGCAAGGAAATGACAACCGCTTTAGTGATTCACGGACTCCGACTGGAACTGCCGGTGGGGATTTATCTGGAACCTATCCAAATCCTTCAGTGGCAAAAATCAATGGGACATCAGTAGCTGTTTCATCTCTGACATCGGGGCAGTTTTTAAAATATGATGGAACGAATTGGGTGAATGCCACTGTCGCAATTTCAGATGTTGCGAATTTAAGTTCGACATACTTAACTCAAAGTGCTTTCAATTCTTATGTCAGTTCTGCTTCATGTACGTCAAGCCAAACCATGTACTGGAATTCCGTTGCTGGTAACTTTCAGTGCCAGTCCGTTAATGTGGGCGTTGCAGGGGACGTGAGCGGATCTATCGGTGCTGTCAGTGTTGATAAAATCAAAGGCGTTGAGGTTGATGCCGTAGCACCTACATCAGGACAAGTATTGAAGTTTGATGGTGCCAAGTGGGCTCCAGCTAGCGATAGTGCTGGTACTGGAACGGTCACAAATGTTTCCGGCACAGCACCCATTAGTGTTGCGACGGGAACGAGTACACCTGTTGTGTCAATCTCCCAAGCGGGAAGTGGTAGTGCCGGTTATTTGTCTTCTGCTGATTGGAATACTTTTAATAATAAACAACCTGCAGGCAACTATGTGACATCTCTGGCGGGGGATGTGACAGCCAGTGGGCCAGGGGCTGCTCCAGCTACAGTAGCAAAACTTCAAGGTAGTACTTTGACGATTACAACTCCTGCGAGTGGTGAGTATCTTAAGTACGATGGAACTGCATTTGTGAATTCAACACTCAATGCCGCAGATTTAAATGGAGCAATTCCAGCGGCAAGTCTGCCAGCGTTTTCAGGTGATGTGACCTCTTCGGCTGGATCAACGACGCTCAGCTTGGTAAATACAGGAACTGCGGGAACCTACTATAAAGTGACTACGGATGCCCAAGGTCGAGTGACTTCTGGAAGTGCGGCTTTAGTTGCCGCGGATATTCCAAATTTAAATTGGAGTAAAATCACAGGCGGAGTTCCAACCACACTATCTGGATATGGAATTACTGACGCCGTTAAAAACGCTGGGGGCGTCGGAAATATCTCTGCAGGTCTTGATACAAGTAAACCAGGGACTCCAGCGGATGGGGATCTTTTCGTCGCGACGGATTCGCAAAAAATTTATAGATACAATGGATCTTCTTGGGATCTAGTCAGCTCTGCTGGCGGAACGGGCGGAACTGTCACTTCAGTCACGGCAGGAACAGGTCTTAGTGGTGGTACGATCACGGGAAGCGGAACTATTGGGCTTGCAAATACAGCGGTGACAACGGGCTCATATGGATCGGCGACACAAGTTCCGTCGTTTACGGTTGATGCTCAAGGACGTTTGACAGCAGCTACCAACGTTACGATTTCCGGAGTGGCTCCTGGCGGAAGTGCGGGTGGAGACTTAGGCGGTACTTATCCAAATCCGACTGTCGCAAAAATTCAAGGTATGGCTGTGAGTTCCACAACTCCTTCAGCAGCAGGACATGTGCTTCGCTATGATGGATCGACTCAATATGCTCCAGGTTATTTGAGTTTGTCGGACATTCATTCAAGTGTCGTTCCTACGAGCACGGCTTTTCCCGCGACAGCTTGTACTGCGGGACAAACACTCACATGGGTTTCTTTGAATGACACTTTAGCTTGTTCGACGATCGCTATTGGTGATTCACAAATCACTTATTCATCAAAAACTGCAAATACATTCTTAGCGGCTCCGAATGGCAGTGCGGGGGCTCCGACGTTTAGACCAATTGCAACAGCAGACCTTCCTGCGAATGCTTACGATTCGACTTATTTTAAAAATGGCGGAAATAGTTTTGGCGCGGCTTCATTGGGAACCAACGATGCAAACTCACTGGGATTCAAAACCAACAACAGCACACGCATGACAATCAATACGTCCGGTAACGTGGGAATCGGTACAAGCAATCCGCTTTCGCGACTTCAGTCGGAGGTTACAAGTACTCAAACAAACTACGGTACATTAGTGCCAGCTGAGTATGGGCTGATATTGAGAAACACTTCGGCGACAAATAATACAATGAACGTACTCAGCTTTGCTGATGGTGGCAGTATTCAAGTTGGTCAGATTGGTACAGTTAATACAGACCAGACGAACCACTACGGCGATCTTTTCCTGAGCACAAGAGGAGCTGACACAGGCACCATGACGAAAAGAGTAACTATTCAATCCGATGGGGATGTGGGGATTGGGACGAGTTCTCCCGCGACGAAATTAGCTATTCAAAATGACGCTGCTGTTGCAATGAGTTTCATCAATAATAATTCTGGAAGTAATCAGGCAGCAGATTCTGAAATTGGGCGCATTGGATTTTATCCTCGATATAATGGTGTAACTTCGAATGAGGTTGCAGCAGTGTCGTCGATCTACACAGGAAATGGAACAACTCGTAAAGGGGACCTAGCCTTTCTGACAACGGACTCAGCGGCCCTTGTCGAAGCTATGCGCATTAAAAGCTATGGTTGGGTCGGAATCAATACATCAAATCCAGGTTCTGAGTTGGACGTGAATGGAACCATCACTGGTAATTCTGCGCAAATCAATGGTGGAATGAATAACTCTAGCGGTGCTGTTTACGGATTTAATGGAGCTGACTTGGCTTTAAAAACGAGCTGGTCAAACACCAGACTGACGATCAAAGATGGCACTGGCAATGTCGGAGTCGGTGTAAGTTCACCAGCGACAAAACTCGATGTTGCGGGCGCAGTTCGCGTCGGTACTGATTCAACAGCATGTGCTGCGGGAATTGCGGGAGCCATTCGTTATAATAGTGGCAATGTCGAATATTGTAATGGCACAGCTTGGACTGCTTTTGCTGCCAGTGGAGCTGGGATTACTTCTTTGAATGGTTTGACTGGAAATACTCAAACATTTGCAACTCCTGGGACTTCGGGCAATGCACCAGAGTGGTCCTCTTCGGGATCGGCACACACATTAAACATTCCAATGGCTTCTGCTTCAAGTGTGACTGCAGGTCTTATTTCTAAAACAGATTACGACTCATTTAATGCTAAGCTTGGAACGTCGACAACTTTCTCTGGTGATGTCAGCGGCGCTTACAATGCTACGATTGTTGATAAGATCAAAGGAAAAAGTGTAGTTCCAATTGCGTACTCAGCGGGTCAAGTGCTGAGATATGATGGAACAAACTGGGTGAATGCGGCTGTTAATGCCGCAACAGATTTGTCGGGTCTTGTTCCTGTTGCCAACGGTGGTACAGGTGCAAGCTCCTTGGGATCTGGAAATCTTTTAGTCGGATCTGGAACAGGAGCCGTCACGTCTTTGGCTGCCGGAAGTGCAGGCAACGTTGTGTATGCAACGGGTGCGACCACTTGGTCCAGTGGTTCTCCGGATGCTGCGGGACTTGTTGATAAAACAACGACTCAAACGATCAGTGGTGCGAAAGCTTTCTCGAACTACATTCAAATGAATGCGCAAAACTCTGTGAGATTTGCGGATTCTGATTCTTCGAATTATGTGGGGCTTCGTGCGCCTGCGACAGTGGGAACAAATGTCACTTGGACATTGCCAGATGTCGATGGAACAAATGGACAGGTTTTAAGTACAAATGGCACTGGCACTTTAAGCTGGCTTTCTCCAGCTTCGGGAAGTGGTGACTTTAAAGCCGACGGTACTGTTGCAATGACAGGCGCGTTGAAGGCAGCTAGCGGGACAGCAGCAGCACCTGGTGTTACATTCTCGAGTGATACTGGAAACAACACGGGGCTTTTCTTGCCCGCGCAAGATGCAATTGGTTTGAGCACTGGCGGAAGTGAACGTGTGCGCATTGATTCCTCAGGGAGTGTTGGAATTGGTGCTACGTCTCCAGTAAGAACGCTGGATGTTCGTGGCGATGTTATTACTTACTCTAGCAATGGAAGTTATTCTGAAGGAACCAACTTGGTTTATACGGGAGCTTCGGCTAACGGTGGTGGATATAACTTACATGTTGCCTCTACGGGAATAGCGCCATCCTCAAGTACAATGAAAGGTTCTTTCCGAGTTCGCAATGGCGGAAACACGAATTTATGGATCAATAACTACTACGCTTCTACAGACCATACAGCGATCGAATTTAATAACTCTAACAATGATATTTGGATGACACCTTCAGGTGGAAATGTGGGTATTGGTTCTAGTTCGCCAGGATCGAAACTTCACGTGTCTAAAACTCCTATTAGCTCCACTGATTATGTCGCACGTGTTGATAATAACGGAAGCGGCACTTACGCAACGGGCTTTTTAGTTTCCAACTCCAGCGGTTCCGGTCACAAATTTGTTGTCGCCGCGGGAACAGCGGGAACATCTTTGCTGGCTAGCGGCCCTATGAGTTTTGCAACGAGCTCGAACCTCGATCTCAACGCGCCTACCAATACGCGAATGACGATTGATGCTTCCGGCAATGTGGGGATCGGAACGACAGGTCCGACTAATCCTCTGGAAGTGGTTTCAAACACGGATGCCATTAAATCCGCTTTGGTGGGATCCAACAACAGTGCTGGGACATCAGCCGGCATGCAAATTCAATTGAGCAACGGCACGACAGCTTATTCGTTCGGAGTTTTGGGAGCTAACAATACATCATTGCCAACTTACGGGACAGCAGGCAGTGTCTTTATTCGCGCGGGCGGATCTAATAATGGGTTAAATATTATTCAGCCTGTACCAAATAAAAATATTCAATTCTTCGCTGGAAATGATGCCTCAGCAACTCCAACATTGGTTTTATCAGGAACTAATCAAAGAGTTGGTATTGGAACAGCCAGTCCCGGCGCGAGTCTTGAGGTTGTGGGTCAAGTGAAAATCACTGGCGGCACACCTGGCGCTGGAAAAGTGTTAACGTCAGATGCTGTGGGTTTGGCAACATGGCAAACTCCGGCAGCGGGAAATCCTGGGACTGTGACGGAAGTCACGTCTGCCAATGCCTACTTGTCTGTTGCGACGACAACGTCAACTCCCGTGATTACAGCCAACGTAGGAACTGCGGTGAATACTTTAGCGGCGGGCAATGATGCAAGATTTACGGATGCGCGTACTCCAACAGGTTCTGCTGGCGGAGATTTGTCAGGAACATATCCCAATCCTGCGGTTGCGAAAATTCAAGGAAATGCTGTGAGCACTGGGACTATTCCTGGTGCTGACATTGGAAAAGTTTATCGTTGGAATGGAACGAGCCTCGCTGCGGCCTTCTTAAATTTCGGAGATTTAAGAACAGCAGCGGGAGCCCAACAGTTAACAGCCGTGTGTGCAGCGAATGAAAAAATACAATGGTCTGCTCTTACAGATGCATTCACTTGTCAGACAATCGGTTCATTAAATGCTTCGGCAATTACTGCGGGAGTTATTGACAACGCCCGCTTGCCAGCCTCTGCGACGGCTTGGGCTGATGGTGGATCTGGAAAAATTTATTACAATGGTGGCAATGTCGGGGTTGGAACCGCGACTCCGGCTACCGCACTGGAAGTTACAGGAGCTGTTCGCGTTGGTGAAGAAGCCATCACGTGTTCGAGTTCTCTTGCGGGGGCGATGCGTTTTAACTCAACGATCGGTATTATGGAATATTGCTCTGGAACGAATTGGATATCCATGACGGCGCAATCAAACTCTGTTCCTGCAAACACGGTTCTTTTAATGGCATCATGCCCGGCTGGATGGACCGACAACGGCATGACTGGAGGTGGAACTGGTCTAGTCACCTGTAACGGAGTAAGCTGTCACCAATGTCAAAGCCCGACTTCGAGTTCTTTGATTCCAGCCAGTTCTGTCGTATTAATGGAATCATGTCCTTCCGGATGGACTAATCTAGGAGCTGCAACAGGAACTGCGATTGCCGGTTATCAATCTCAAAACTTTACTTCATGTCAAAGCCCTGCTTCGGCGGTGGCTCTTCCGATCAACTCGCGGGTGATGTCTTCATCTTGTCCGTCTTCTTGGAATGATCTTGGTGCAAGTGGCCCGGGAACCTTGTTGGCTACATGTGGTGGCAGCTCTTGCCGAGTCTGTGAAGTTCCGGGAGCTAATTTGCCGACACATATTCAAGGAGCGTCAGGAGCGACGACATCGAGCGGACAAGGCTTTGCGCTGGTAGCAGGCGCGGGTGGAACCACATCGGGATACGGTGGTGGTGTGACCATCAATGCCGGTATGGCACCGGCCGAAGGCATGGGTGGCGGCATTGGAATCAGCGCAGGAAATTCCAATACGGCCACTAACATGGCTTACGTGGGTGGAAGTATTAGTATAAGTGCCGGAGTCGGCGCTTATACTGCCCCAGGTGGCAGTATAACGCTCAATGCCGGAAGTGGAGGAAGCACCAATGCAAACGGCGGAAACGTTTCGCTTAGTGGTGGAGGGGCGACCGGTACGGGAGCGATAGGATATGTTCTTTTGAACCCATCCAATGGAGGAAATGTCGGCATCGGGGCAACAACTCCTGTGGCGAAATTGGATGTGAATGGGGGCGTGCGTGTCGGATCCGATAGCTCAGCGTGCAGTACTTCAAACAAAGGAACAACACGCTATAACTCCACAGAAAATATCATGGAGTATTGCAATGGAACTTTATGGTCTGACTTCAATCCTCCGGGCACACATTGTGGATATTATTCTCCTAGAGGGAGTGCAAATTGTCGCGGGGTTGACGTAACAACTTCTTGTCCCGCGGGATATACTAGAACTTTACTAATGATGCAGACATCACCGGGAGATGCCCTTGACTACTACACGTGTTTGAAAAATTAA